Below is a window of Deltaproteobacteria bacterium DNA.
AAGGGGGCCACGCATCCTGCGCGAAAAGTCAAGTGATTTCGTGAAAAATTTTTCATTTCCTTGCCAAGTGGTTTTGATCGGAAACTCTAAACTCTAGTTAAAGATCATTCGATATTGAAAATGCTTGAATACATCGTAGCCCATCCACTAAAGGCCAATTTTGTCGTGGCAACGTGTCTTGCCATGCCGATTTTAATTGGAATTGGTCTTCTCGTGAAATATTCACCAAATCGGGCCAAGAGTCTTTCAAAAATGTTTCGAAGGACTGTCGAAGCGATCACGCTGTGGTGGATCTTGTCCATCGCCTTGATCTGCCTGTTTCCCAAAAAATCGAATATCTGCTTTGTCAACGGATCCAATGCTACGGAGCGCGCTATCGTATTAGGGGCATTGTTTGAGACGAAACACGAAATCGGCCCGTCCGGCATGCTCAATGTCGAGATTTATGGATTCGGTCATACTGACATTCGATTCAGCGAAACCATGGCCACGCTTGATTCGGGGACGTATATTGTCAATCTTTCTGACAAAAAAGTCGATTACGAAGTGGTTCTTTATGCAGATAAAGATATAGCCGAGCACATGTCCAGCCTCTATCTGCATAGCAATCGAGAATATGGACTTGGGAAAGGTGTGCATAAAATCGTAGGGCATGCAAAAACAAATATTTATATCGATGGTCAAAATGCACCAAGTAATATTTATGCAAATGATAATATGTCATATTATATTATTAGATGGTCAAAATGATAGTTTTTTCAGAAATAAATAATTTATAAAATTTTTTACATAAATATAAAAAAATATATTGTTCTACTTGGGGAAATATCCTTGAAATCTCTCGGGTGCTCTCGCAGTCGGATCGACGCTCCAGCAATCAATCCAAGAAGTCCAGTGTCGGGTCGAGAGCTAACGGTTGACGATATTTGGACGTCGAAAGCTCCAAAAATTTGGTGATTGCATGGCAGGGGCAAAAAGGGGTATTTTATTTCATTCCAACAGTATTTCAACCCTTGGGAGAAACCGTATGCCATCGATTTTTTGGTCCAAGTTCAAGGTGCTCATGGTTTGCATCCTTTCTTTTCTGGTCACGGCTTCCGTGGGATGCGACTCGAGCAGCAGCGATTCCAGCAACGACGAACTGATTGCCCGGATGAAAAACGCCACCGATCGGGTCATCGAGACGACCCATGTGCCGGGAGTCGTGGCCCTGGTGGCCGACCATTCCCGGGGCATCGATTGGCTCTACGCGGCCGGGCTGAGCGACATCCCCAACAAGATTCCAGCCAACGAGTCATTCACCTTCAGGATCGGGAGCAATACCAAGACCTTCACCGTGACCGTTCTCCTCCAGTTGGTGGCCGAGGGTCGACTCTCCCTTGACGACAAGCTCTCGAGGTTTCTTCCAGGATTTCCCAAGGCGGATCAGATCACCATTGCCATGCTCTGCAATATGACGTCGGGGATATTCAACTACACCGAGGATATTCAGTTCATTCAAATGGCGACCGAAGATCCCGAAAGGTTCTGGCCGCCCCAAGAACTCGTCGACGTCGCGGCCAGGAATAATTCATATTTCGAACCTGGAACAAGCTGGAAGTACTCGAATTCCAACACGATCATCGTGGGTATGATCGTCGAGAAGATCACCGGCAATTCCCTGGAGTCGGAAATAGCCGACAGGATAACCGGGCCTCTCGGTTTGATGAACACCGGGCTTCTGACGTCGGGTGTGGGGCTGCCCGGAATTCATGGCAGAGGCTACTACGCCCAGGAATACGAGGAAGGGGATGATCTTACCGAATACCTGGACGCTTCAACGACCTGGGCCGCCGGATCGGCTTATTCGGCTCCGAGAGAACTGCAACGCTATGTCGAGGCCCTGGTCGGCGGTGGACTGCTTTCAGACGAGATGCAACAGATCCGGTTCCATGAGTACATGGTTCAGTTGACGGAGAAGGCCGCCTATGGACTCGGCATCCTGAAGCAGGGAACCTTCTTTGGCCACAACGGGTCCATTCCGGGATTCACTTCAATCATGTGCCACAGCGTTGAAA
It encodes the following:
- a CDS encoding class A beta-lactamase-related serine hydrolase; amino-acid sequence: MAGAKRGILFHSNSISTLGRNRMPSIFWSKFKVLMVCILSFLVTASVGCDSSSSDSSNDELIARMKNATDRVIETTHVPGVVALVADHSRGIDWLYAAGLSDIPNKIPANESFTFRIGSNTKTFTVTVLLQLVAEGRLSLDDKLSRFLPGFPKADQITIAMLCNMTSGIFNYTEDIQFIQMATEDPERFWPPQELVDVAARNNSYFEPGTSWKYSNSNTIIVGMIVEKITGNSLESEIADRITGPLGLMNTGLLTSGVGLPGIHGRGYYAQEYEEGDDLTEYLDASTTWAAGSAYSAPRELQRYVEALVGGGLLSDEMQQIRFHEYMVQLTEKAAYGLGILKQGTFFGHNGSIPGFTSIMCHSVEKNCTVIIYFNCQLEEYSPDTLFLEFMNILYGNDY